A single genomic interval of Celeribacter indicus harbors:
- a CDS encoding 2'-deoxycytidine 5'-triphosphate deaminase: MGVLADHAIREMIARGEITAAPAVIDAQVQPASLDLRLGARAWRVRASFLAGDGRKVAERLAEFEMHQIDLEGGAVLEKGCVYVVPLMESLALPDGIQAVANAKSSTGRLDLLTRLVTDDGVEFDRIAPGYCGPLYAEICPRSFSVLVRPGMRLNQIRFRAGQAVLGDAELRALHAESPLVDGEAVIDQGLGFSVDLKPASGDLVGYRAKPHTGVIDLDVIGGYDPSEYWEPIHARDGRIILDPGAFYILVSREAVHIPPDYAAEMAPYLAMVGEFRVHYAGFFDPGFGHANAGGAGSRGVLEVRCHEAPFVLEHGQIVGRLVYERMETRPERLYGADLASNYQGQGLKLSKHFRA, from the coding sequence ATGGGCGTTCTGGCAGATCACGCGATCCGGGAGATGATCGCGCGTGGCGAGATCACCGCCGCCCCCGCCGTCATCGACGCGCAGGTTCAGCCCGCCTCGCTCGACCTGCGCCTCGGCGCCCGCGCCTGGCGGGTCCGCGCCTCCTTTCTCGCCGGGGACGGCCGCAAGGTGGCCGAGCGGCTCGCGGAATTCGAGATGCACCAGATCGACCTCGAAGGCGGCGCGGTGCTCGAGAAAGGCTGCGTCTACGTCGTGCCGCTGATGGAGAGCCTCGCGCTGCCCGACGGGATTCAGGCGGTGGCCAATGCCAAAAGCTCGACCGGGCGGCTCGATCTCCTGACCCGGCTCGTCACTGACGACGGCGTGGAATTCGACCGCATCGCACCGGGCTATTGCGGCCCGCTCTATGCGGAGATCTGCCCGCGCTCCTTCTCCGTGCTCGTGCGGCCCGGCATGCGCCTCAACCAGATCCGCTTCCGCGCGGGTCAGGCGGTGCTGGGCGACGCGGAGCTGCGCGCGCTCCATGCGGAAAGCCCGCTGGTCGACGGCGAGGCGGTGATCGACCAGGGGCTCGGATTTTCCGTCGACCTGAAACCCGCGTCGGGCGATCTCGTCGGCTATCGCGCGAAACCGCATACCGGCGTGATCGACCTCGACGTCATCGGCGGCTACGATCCCTCCGAATATTGGGAGCCGATCCACGCCAGGGACGGCCGCATCATCCTCGACCCCGGCGCCTTCTACATCCTAGTGAGCCGCGAGGCGGTGCATATCCCGCCCGACTATGCCGCCGAAATGGCGCCCTATCTTGCGATGGTGGGGGAGTTCCGCGTGCATTACGCGGGATTCTTCGATCCGGGATTCGGTCATGCGAACGCCGGCGGAGCCGGATCGCGCGGGGTGCTCGAAGTGCGGTGCCACGAGGCGCCCTTCGTGCTCGAGCACGGGCAGATCGTCGGACGGCTGGTCTACGAGCGGATGGAAACGCGGCCGGAACGGCTCTACGGCGCCGATCTCGCCTCCAACTATCAGGGACAGGGCCTCAAGCTCTCGAAGCACTTCCGCGCCTGA
- the scpB gene encoding SMC-Scp complex subunit ScpB gives MSEPETEPMDGAEAPEIGESLFGAPPLAEQERMVEAVLFASADPVSVADLAARMPHGCDPKVALELLQKRYEGRGVRVVRVGEAWAIRTAPDLGFLMQKETVETRKLSRAATETLAIIAYHQPCTRAEIEEIRGVSVSKGTLDQLMELEWIRFGRRRMSPGRPVTYVVTPAFLDHFGLESARDLPGVRELRAAGLLESRPMPGLGEDGAEEDEGQEDLFEDES, from the coding sequence ATGAGTGAGCCCGAGACAGAGCCCATGGACGGGGCGGAGGCCCCGGAGATCGGAGAGAGCCTCTTCGGCGCGCCGCCGCTGGCCGAGCAGGAGCGCATGGTGGAGGCCGTGCTCTTTGCCTCCGCAGATCCGGTGAGCGTGGCCGACCTCGCCGCGCGGATGCCGCATGGCTGCGATCCGAAGGTGGCGCTCGAGCTGTTGCAGAAGCGCTATGAGGGGCGCGGCGTGCGCGTCGTCCGTGTGGGCGAGGCCTGGGCGATCCGCACCGCGCCCGATCTCGGCTTTCTCATGCAGAAGGAGACGGTGGAGACCCGCAAGCTGAGCCGCGCGGCGACCGAGACGCTTGCGATCATCGCCTATCATCAGCCCTGCACCCGTGCGGAGATCGAGGAGATCCGGGGCGTCTCCGTCTCGAAGGGGACGCTCGATCAGCTCATGGAGCTCGAATGGATCCGCTTCGGCCGCCGCCGGATGTCGCCGGGGCGTCCGGTGACCTACGTGGTGACGCCCGCCTTCCTCGACCATTTCGGGCTCGAGAGCGCGCGCGACCTTCCGGGTGTGAGGGAATTGCGCGCCGCCGGCCTTCTCGAAAGCCGCCCGATGCCGGGGCTCGGAGAGGACGGTGCCGAAGAGGACGAGGGGCAGGAGGACCTGTTCGAGGACGAAAGCTGA
- a CDS encoding segregation and condensation protein A yields the protein MAEQDQFDIADILSVEDRLAAEALIVDVDGFEGPLDLLLQLSRTQKVDLRRISVLHLARQYLAFVEKAKELRIELAADYLVMAAWLAFLKSRLLLPPDPADEGPSGEELAAHLAFQLQRLEAMREAAAKLMARDQKGRDFFVRGLPEEVARIRSVSYTASLLDLMQGYARVRTKDEFRPFVMDREAILSMEQALDRLRHLIPYAIDWADLSSYLPEGWELDPKKRRSATAATFAASLELAKQGKIVIRQGDTFAPIEIKARRADE from the coding sequence ATGGCCGAGCAGGACCAGTTCGACATCGCGGATATCCTGAGCGTCGAGGACCGGCTTGCGGCCGAGGCCCTGATCGTCGACGTCGACGGGTTCGAGGGGCCGCTCGATCTGCTGTTGCAGCTTTCGCGCACGCAGAAGGTCGATCTGCGCCGGATTTCCGTCCTGCATCTCGCGCGGCAATATCTCGCCTTCGTGGAGAAGGCCAAGGAACTGCGCATCGAGCTCGCCGCCGACTATCTGGTGATGGCCGCCTGGCTTGCCTTTCTGAAATCGCGCCTGCTGCTGCCGCCCGATCCGGCGGACGAGGGGCCCTCGGGCGAGGAGCTCGCGGCCCATCTCGCCTTTCAGCTCCAGCGGCTCGAGGCGATGCGGGAGGCCGCCGCGAAGCTCATGGCGCGCGATCAGAAGGGGCGCGACTTCTTCGTGCGCGGTCTGCCCGAGGAGGTCGCACGCATCCGCAGCGTGAGCTATACCGCAAGCCTTCTCGACCTGATGCAGGGCTATGCCCGCGTGCGCACCAAGGACGAGTTCCGCCCCTTCGTCATGGACCGGGAGGCGATCCTGTCGATGGAACAGGCGCTCGACCGGCTGCGCCACCTGATCCCCTATGCGATCGACTGGGCGGATCTGTCGAGCTACCTGCCCGAGGGCTGGGAACTCGACCCGAAGAAACGGCGCTCGGCGACCGCGGCGACCTTTGCCGCCTCGCTCGAGCTTGCGAAACAGGGTAAGATCGTGATCCGGCAGGGCGACACCTTCGCGCCCATCGAGATCAAGGCAAGGAGAGCCGATGAGTGA